Proteins from a genomic interval of Qipengyuania sp. JC766:
- a CDS encoding VOC family protein, translating into MNATANHPIRLGGVHHAAYRCKDAKETVEWYTRVLGMEYTSAFSEDHVPSTGEYDPYMHVFLDAGNGNILAFFELPNQKDMGRDKNTPKWVQHLAFKVGSEEELLAAKEHVESEGIEVLGPTHHGIFKSIYFFDPNGHRVELATDIGTDEQYAELKRVAMPMLDEWSETKKAPQHAAWLHEIARSEHNKGQEPAD; encoded by the coding sequence ATGAACGCGACTGCAAACCACCCGATCCGCCTCGGCGGCGTGCACCATGCGGCCTATCGCTGCAAAGACGCCAAGGAGACCGTCGAATGGTACACGCGCGTCCTCGGCATGGAATACACCTCGGCCTTTTCCGAGGATCACGTGCCGTCGACCGGTGAATACGATCCCTACATGCATGTCTTCCTGGACGCAGGGAACGGCAACATCCTCGCCTTCTTCGAACTGCCCAACCAGAAGGACATGGGCCGCGACAAGAACACGCCGAAATGGGTCCAGCACCTCGCCTTCAAGGTCGGCAGCGAAGAAGAGCTTCTCGCCGCCAAGGAGCATGTCGAAAGCGAGGGCATCGAGGTCCTCGGCCCCACCCATCACGGCATCTTCAAGTCGATCTACTTCTTCGATCCCAACGGGCACCGCGTCGAACTGGCAACCGATATCGGGACGGACGAGCAGTATGCCGAACTGAAGCGGGTCGCGATGCCGATGCTCGACGAATGGTCGGAGACGAAAAAGGCACCCCAGCATGCGGCCTGGCTGCACGAAATCGCCCGGTCGGAGCATAACAAAGGGCAGGAACCTGCCGACTGA